In one window of Calypte anna isolate BGI_N300 chromosome 1, bCalAnn1_v1.p, whole genome shotgun sequence DNA:
- the SETD4 gene encoding SET domain-containing protein 4 isoform X1: MKKSRGRAGRRRRRKHWKGCMDGVNCSHKLEYIKLKKWLKDRGFEDTNLRPAEFWDTGRGLMTTKALQAGDLIISLPEKCLLTTDTVLSSYLGEYIMKWKPPVSPLVALCTFLIAEKHAGEKSLWKSYLDVLPKAYTCPVCMEHDVVSLLPEPLRKKAQEQRTTVHELYTSSKAFFSSLQPLFAENTGTIFNYSALEWAWCTINTRTIYMKHSQRKCFSFEPDVYALAPYLDLLNHSPNVQVKAAFNDQRRSYEIWTNSQCKKYEEVFICYGPHDNQKLLLEYGFVAVDNPHSSVYVSSDTLLKYFTPLDKQRHAKISILKDHGFLENLTFGWDGPSWRLLTALKLLSLGADEFTCWRRTLLGDVISARNEQQTLSVTEKICHFLIEETQHVLLQISQLKRNKENLKNQLALVEALRLEDLKILQKSAEILCNMNISTA, from the exons atgaagaaaagcagaggccGGGCAGGTcgcaggagaagaagaaagcacTGGAAGGGCTGTATGGATGGAG tcaaCTGCAGTCACAAGCTGGAATACATTAAACTTAAGAAGTGGCTGAAAGACAGAGGATTTGAAGACACTAATTTAAGGCCAGCAGAGTTTTGGG ATACAGGAAGAGGACTGATGACAACAAAAGCACTTCAG GCAGGGGATCTGATTATTTCATTGCCTGAGAAATGCTTACTCACCACAGACACTGTCCTTagtagctacttgggagaatACATTATGAA ATGGAAGCCTCCTGTATCTCCTTTGGTAGCACTGTGCACATTTTTAATAGCAGAGAAGCATGCTGGTGAGAAGTCTCTGTGGAAGTCGTATCTGGATGTGTTACCCAAGGCATACACTTGTCCTGTTTGTATGGAGCATGATGTAGTCAGCCTGCTTCCAGAACCACTCAGAAAGAAGGCTCAGGAGCAGAGAACAACAGTCCACGAGTTGTACACATCTTCCaaggcttttttctcttccctgcagcctttGTTTGCTGAGAACACAGGAACTATTTTTAACTACAGTGCTCTAGAGTGGGCTTGGTGCACTATTAATACCAGGACAATATACATGAAACATTCACAGaggaagtgtttttcttttgagccAGATGTTTATGCATTGGCACCATATTTAGATTTGCTAAACCACAGTCCAAATGTTCAG GTAAAGGCTGCATTTAATGACCAGAGAAGAAGCTATGAGATTTGGACAAATTCACAATGCAAAAAGTATGAAGAAGTATTTATCTGCTATGGGCCCCATGATAATCAGAAACTGCTACTAGAATATGGATTTGTTGCCGTTGATAACCCACACAGCAGTGTTTATGTCTCATCAG ATACTCTCCTCAAGTATTTTACACCACTGGACAAGCAGAGACATGCAAAAATTTCCATTCTAAAGGATCATGGTTTCTTAGA AAACCTGACCTTTGGATGGGATGGACCATCTTGGAGACTCCTCACAGCCCTCAAGCTGTTAAGTCTTGGAGCAGATGAATT TACTTGCTGGAGGAGAACGCTGCTTGGTGATGTAATTTCAGCCAGAAATGAACAACAGACTTTGAgtgtaacagaaaaaatatgccATTTTTTAATAGAGGAGACACAGCATGTCCTTCTCCAG ATTTCCCAGTtgaaaaggaataaagagaACCTCAAAAACCAGCTGGCTTTAGTAGAAGCACTTCGCTTGGAAGATCTGAAGATACTGCAAAAATCAGCTGAGATTCTTTGCAATATGAATATCTCAACAGCTTGA
- the SETD4 gene encoding SET domain-containing protein 4 isoform X2 yields the protein MKKSRGRAGRRRRRKHWKGCMDGVNCSHKLEYIKLKKWLKDRGFEDTNLRPAEFWDTGRGLMTTKALQAGDLIISLPEKCLLTTDTVLSSYLGEYIMKWKPPVSPLVALCTFLIAEKHAGEKSLWKSYLDVLPKAYTCPVCMEHDVVSLLPEPLRKKAQEQRTTVHELYTSSKAFFSSLQPLFAENTGTIFNYSALEWAWCTINTRTIYMKHSQRKCFSFEPDVYALAPYLDLLNHSPNVQVKAAFNDQRRSYEIWTNSQCKKYEEVFICYGPHDNQKLLLEYGFVAVDNPHSSVYVSSGHIGIKG from the exons atgaagaaaagcagaggccGGGCAGGTcgcaggagaagaagaaagcacTGGAAGGGCTGTATGGATGGAG tcaaCTGCAGTCACAAGCTGGAATACATTAAACTTAAGAAGTGGCTGAAAGACAGAGGATTTGAAGACACTAATTTAAGGCCAGCAGAGTTTTGGG ATACAGGAAGAGGACTGATGACAACAAAAGCACTTCAG GCAGGGGATCTGATTATTTCATTGCCTGAGAAATGCTTACTCACCACAGACACTGTCCTTagtagctacttgggagaatACATTATGAA ATGGAAGCCTCCTGTATCTCCTTTGGTAGCACTGTGCACATTTTTAATAGCAGAGAAGCATGCTGGTGAGAAGTCTCTGTGGAAGTCGTATCTGGATGTGTTACCCAAGGCATACACTTGTCCTGTTTGTATGGAGCATGATGTAGTCAGCCTGCTTCCAGAACCACTCAGAAAGAAGGCTCAGGAGCAGAGAACAACAGTCCACGAGTTGTACACATCTTCCaaggcttttttctcttccctgcagcctttGTTTGCTGAGAACACAGGAACTATTTTTAACTACAGTGCTCTAGAGTGGGCTTGGTGCACTATTAATACCAGGACAATATACATGAAACATTCACAGaggaagtgtttttcttttgagccAGATGTTTATGCATTGGCACCATATTTAGATTTGCTAAACCACAGTCCAAATGTTCAG GTAAAGGCTGCATTTAATGACCAGAGAAGAAGCTATGAGATTTGGACAAATTCACAATGCAAAAAGTATGAAGAAGTATTTATCTGCTATGGGCCCCATGATAATCAGAAACTGCTACTAGAATATGGATTTGTTGCCGTTGATAACCCACACAGCAGTGTTTATGTCTCATCAG GACATATAGGTATAAAGGGATAA
- the LOC103531032 gene encoding carbonyl reductase [NADPH] 1 encodes MSNVPVAVVTGSNKGIGFAIVRALCKQFPGDVYLTARDPGRGQEAVAKLQEEGLHAFFHQLDIDDLQSIRTLRDFLKEKYGGLNVLVNNAGIAFKVHDTTPFAVQAEVTLKTNFFGTRNVCTELLPLVKPYGRVVNVSSMVSSSALGGCSRDLQQKFRSDTITEDELVELMTKFVEDTKKSVHEKEGWPNTAYGVSKIGVTVLSRIQARMLNENRKGDHILLNACCPGWVRTDMAGPQATKSPDEGAETPVYLALLPSDADGPHGQFVSNKTVRTW; translated from the exons ATGTCCAACGTGCCAGTGGCTGTGGTGACCGGGTCCAACAAAGGGATTGGATTTGCAATTGTGCGAGCTCTATGCAAGCAGTTCCCAGGGGATGTCTACCTGACAGCCCGAGACCCAGGCCGTGGCCAGGAGGCAGTGGCAAAGCTTCAGGAGGAAGGGCTGCACGCCTTCTTCCATCAGCTGGACATCGATGATCTGCAGAGCATCCGAACTCTCCGGGACTTCCTCAAGGAGAAATATGGAGGACTGAATGTGCTGGTTAACAATGCAGGAATTGCTTTCAAAG TTCATGACACAACTCCATTTGCAGTCCAAGCAGAGGTTACACTGAAGACAAACTTTTTTGGAACCAGAAATGTTTGCACAGAGTTGTTGCCTCTTGTGAAGCCTTATG GTAGAGTGGTGAATGTCTCTAGTATGGTGAGTAGCTCAGCTCTAGGTGGCTGCAGCCGAGATCTACAGCAAAAGTTTCGCAGCGACACAATCACTGAAGATGAGTTAGTGGAACTCATGACCAAGTTTGTGGAAGATACCAAGAAAAGTGTGCATGAGAAAGAGGGATGGCCAAATACTGCCTATGGGGTGTCCAAAATTGGTGTCACAGTCTTGTCCAGGATTCAAGCCCGGATGTTGAATGAGAATAGAAAGGGTGACCACATCCTTCTCAATGCCTGCTGTCCTGGATGGGTGAGAACAGACATGGCAGGTCCTCAGGCCACTAAATCACCAGATGAAGGGGCTGAGACCCCGGTTTATTTGGCCCTTTTGCCTTCTGATGCTGATGGTCCTCATGGCCAGTTTGTTAGTAACAAAACAGTTCGAACCTGGTGA